The nucleotide sequence CAGAACCATCAAGCTCTGACACAACCCTGGCGCCCTGCGCGACACGTCGAGCCGCGACACGCGGACGTTCGACGATCCGGTCATAGACCCTCCTCCAGCATCCGCGGTGCGTGTTGCGCGCACAGCGGGCCGCGCGACGGCCGCGCGCTGCGCTCGCCACGCCACTGCCGCTCGTAGAGCCGCCGATAGACCCCGCGCCTCGCGATCAGTTCATCGTGACAACCGTGCTCCACCACGCGGCCGTGGTCGAGCACGATGATTTGATCCGCGCTCTCGACTGTCGACAGCCGATGCGCAACAACGAACGTCGTGCGGCCTCGCCGCAGCACGTCCAGACCCTCCTGCACTGCGGCCTCACTTTCGGCATCGAGACTCGACATGGCCTCGTCCAGCACGATGATCGATGGCGCACCGATCAGTGCGCGGGCGATCGTGAGCCGCTGCCGCTGCCCGCCGGACAGCCCGACGCCGCGCTCGCCCACCATCGTCGCATATCCGTTAGGCATCGCCGCGATGAACGCATCGCAACCGGCGAGGCGGGCGGCGATTCTTACATCGGCCATGGCCACGCCATGCCGCCCGCACCGAATGACGTCCGCGATGGTGCCCGAGAAGAGCACGTCATCCTGCAACACCGCGCCGACGAACGCGCGATAGCCTCGACGCTCGAGGCAAGCCAGATCACGCCCGTCGATCAGCACGCGGCCCTCCGTCGGACGGTCGAACGCCAGGAGCAGTCGGCACACCGTGCTCTTGCCCGCACCGCTCGCACCCACGAGTGCGACGGTCGTGCCCGGCGCCGCGAAGAAGCTCACGTCGCGCAGCGCGTACGCGCCCGCGTGATATCCGTAGCTCACGTGCTCCAGCTCGACGGCGCCCAGTACCTGATGTACGGGCGACGTGCCGCGATCCTCGGCGTATTCGTTAGGCATCGCGCGGAGCTCGCGAATGCGCGCCAGTGCCGCGCTGGCCTGCCCGATCTCGCTGCTCATCGCCGCCGCTTGCACGAGCGGCGTGGTGAGCAGTCCGGTGAGATAGGCGATCATCGCCAGGTCGCCTAACGTCATGGCGCCGGATGCGATGGCCGTGGCGCCGCCCACCAGCAGCAGTAGCGCCACGGCTCCGCTCCCCGCCGTCACACCCGCCGTGAGTCTCGCGCTGCGTCGAACGGCGTCGACGACAGCCTCGCTCAGCGCACGCGATCGCCGCGCGAACGCGTCGCACTGCCATTGCTCGCTACCGCGGCTCTTGATGGCGCGAATGCCAACCACCGACTCCGTCAGCCGCGCACCGACCGCGGCCTGTCGCTCGCAGACGGCGGCGTGCGCCGCCGAGACGCCGGCATACGCGCGTGCGACACGCATCACGGCAACGGAGAAGAGTATGCCTAACCCGAGGGCGATCGGCCACGCCACCCAGGCAATGATCACGAACGCGACGACGGCCATGATGACCGCTCCGCTCAGCGACACGACGATGGGCCCGATCAGTCCACGAAGCCGATCGGTGTCGTCCAGGATCCGCGACGATAGCTCGCCCGCGGGCGCAGCATCGAAGTAGCGCACCGGGAGCCGGATCACGTGCGCATGGAGCTCGTCGCGCACGCGCGTGACGATGCGCTGCGCGCCTTCCCCCGCGAGCGTCGTCGTTCGAGAGGCGGTGCTGGCTTCCACGACGACCGCCGCCAACACGAGCCCGCCTAACGGAACGATGACGCCGGACCGGTGGGCGCCGATCACGTCGTCGATGGCCACCTTCGCCGCCACGGGCATCGCCAGCGCCGCGGCTCGATTGAGCGAGACGAGACCGATCCCCCGCGCCACCAAGCTGCGTTCGCGCCAGAGGAGCGAGACGATGTCGCGCCAGAAATTCGCGGGCCCGGCGCCGGCAGGCTGCAACATCGGCCGCATCATCGGTCGCATCGAAGCAGCGACTCGCCCAGCATTTGTCGGATGAGGAGCTCAGCGTCCCGTTCGCCCCGCTCGCGCGACACGTCGTATTCGGCGCACACCCGGTTCACAATCTCGACGAATGGCACGCCTTCACACACCAGCGCCCAAATGCGGCTCCCGACTTCGTTGAGGGTGTAGTAACGGCCGTGCGCTACGTCGAGCAGAACGGTTTCGTCGCCGCGCGTGGTTGCTCGCACCTGCGGACATCGCGCGAATCGCGAGGTGTGAACCTGGGTAGCGCTATTTCGTTGCTTGCGGCGATACCACATCTCGGCCTTCCTCGTTGGCGCGTGAGCAAGCTGCGCTCGACCCTGTATCGCCGACAGCCAGCGAATGCGCGAACTTTTCACGACATGCGTGAAAACGTTACGTGGCGCGCGAATGTGGTTGGACAAGCGCCGCGAACCGCTCGAGCTGGACCTGAAATCCACCATGAACGCGCAGCGACGTCGGCGAACATCCGCAGTAGCGCGCAAGCAGATTCGCGATCGCCGCGCTCGACGAAAACCCGAGATCCGCCGCGACACGCTTGGGCCGATGCCCGAGCACATCGAGGCGCCACGCCGCGTGCAACGCCACGCACCACCCCACAATGCGATGCGCAGGCGGCATTCCCGCCGCTGCGAGGCGATTCTCGAGGGTGCGACGCGCCACGCCGAGCAGCATCGATGCTCGCTCGACATGCAGGCGCGGCGATGGCGACGCCGCACACACCAGCAGAAATGCGCGCGTGCGGAACGGTACCAACGGCCCGACTCGCTCGAGGATGGCCAGATCCGAGCCGGCTTCGGGCTGCTTGCCTAACGCCGCCACCAGTGCGTCCGCGATGGGCGCCACGCCGCGCAGGCTCAGGCGCGCCGGAACGCGGGCTCCCGCCAGACGCACGACATCACCCGCCGCCGCGTCGGCGAGCGACTCGCGGACGACGATGGCCGGCAGCTCCCCGCGCGACGATGCATCGGTGAGCACAGGAATCACCGAAGCACCAACCGCATCGCGCAGCTCGGTGACCACCAACTGCACGTCGGCGGCCGAGAGCATCCCGCGCAAGGCATCTGCGCGCTCGCAGAGGCGCACCGATGTCCGCCTGCCAAGTGCGCGGTGGATCGCGGCGCGATCCGCGCGGTCGAGGAGCAGGCCCGCCACCATGGCTGCCCAGCAAGCGCACTACAACGTCGTACAACGAAGCATGGACGAGCCCGCCATGCCTCGATAAGTTGCCGCCCAACGGAATGCAGACGGAGGCTCTCCATGCAGTTCGTCCAACGAGCTCGTGACTGCTGTCGGGTCGTCGGCTGCTCGACGCTTGCGTTGGGCGCCTCGTGCGCGCAGGCGCACGACCCATCGCGCGATCACACACTCGTCGTCGCGCTGGCGGCGGAGCCGACGCTGCTCTTGCCGCCCCTGCTCGGCGAAACGCCGGGCTTCATTGTCGCCGACCAGATTCTGGAGCGCCTCGCCGAACCCGATTCCACGCTCGACACGAGAGGCGATCGCGCGTTCCGGCCGCGGCTCGCCGAAAGTTGGACATGGGCCGAGGATTCCCTCTCGATTGCCTTTCGCATCGCTGCAGACGCGCGCTGGCACGACGGCCTCCCGGTCACCGCCCGCGACGTGCGCTTTACGTTCACGCTCTACACCGACACCGCCGTCGCATCCCCGGCGGCATCGCTGCTCGCCAACATCGACTCCGTCCACGTACGAAACAAGCACGTCGCGGTGTTCTGGTTCCATCGCCGGCATGCCCAACAGTTCTTTGATGCCACGTACCACATGCGGATTCTTCCCGAGCACCTGCTCGCCGGTTTGCCGCGTCCTGCGCTGCGCCACGGCGCGTTCGCGCGCGCGCCGACGGGCAGCGGCCCGTTCCGCTTCACGCGATGGGTCCCTGGACAACTGCTCGAGCTGGAATCGGACACGATGTATCGCGGCGGCCGATCGCACTTCCGTCGTCTCGTTTTCACGATTGCGCCTGACCCATCGGCGGCGTTGATCCGCGCGCTTGATCGGGAAGTCGATGTGCTTCCCAACGTCGAGCGCCCGCAGATCGCTGGCGTCGCGCGGTCGCGCACGCTGTCGCCGGTGCGATGGGCGTCGCTGTCGAGCGGCCTCGTGATGCTGAACCTGCGCGATCCGGGATCGCGCCGCCGGCCGCACGCCATCCTCGGCGATCCGTCCGTTAGGCGAGCGCTGACCGCGGCCATCGATCGCACGCGCCTCACCAGCGCCGCGTTGGGCGAAAGCGCTACCGCCGCCACCGGACCTCTGCCCGCGGCGTTGCTGCGCGGTGCGCCGGCGCTGCTTCCCCAACCCGATCTGCCGCTCGCCATGTCTCTGCTGGACGATGCCGGTTGGACTATGCCTTCCGACCGGGACACTCGTCGCCGCGACGGTACGCCGCTCCGATTCACGCTGCTCGTGTCGACCACAGCTCCGGTAGGCCAGCGCGTCGCCGTGCTCATGCAGGACGAACTGCGACGTGTGGGCGCCGACATGGATGTCGAGCCCGTAGACAATGCCACACTCGCCGCGCGGCTTTCGGCTCATCGCTTCGACGCCGCACTCGTCGCCCTTGACTGGGACCCCAGCCCGTTCAGCGCCCGACAGCTCTGGGGCACGCCGAGCAATCCGGCCGCCGAGACGTCCAACTTCAGCGGGTACAGCGATTCCGTATTCGACTCGTTGATCGACGCAGCGGACACTGCGCGCGACTCGACAACCGCACGCATCGCGGAACGGCGCGCATGGCGGACACTCGTTCATGACGCGCCAGCAATTTGGCTCTACGACTTCGAGCGCGTCGCCGCCATCCGCCGGTGCATCCAGCCGCGAGGTGTTCGC is from Gemmatimonadaceae bacterium and encodes:
- a CDS encoding peptide ABC transporter substrate-binding protein, whose amino-acid sequence is MQFVQRARDCCRVVGCSTLALGASCAQAHDPSRDHTLVVALAAEPTLLLPPLLGETPGFIVADQILERLAEPDSTLDTRGDRAFRPRLAESWTWAEDSLSIAFRIAADARWHDGLPVTARDVRFTFTLYTDTAVASPAASLLANIDSVHVRNKHVAVFWFHRRHAQQFFDATYHMRILPEHLLAGLPRPALRHGAFARAPTGSGPFRFTRWVPGQLLELESDTMYRGGRSHFRRLVFTIAPDPSAALIRALDREVDVLPNVERPQIAGVARSRTLSPVRWASLSSGLVMLNLRDPGSRRRPHAILGDPSVRRALTAAIDRTRLTSAALGESATAATGPLPAALLRGAPALLPQPDLPLAMSLLDDAGWTMPSDRDTRRRDGTPLRFTLLVSTTAPVGQRVAVLMQDELRRVGADMDVEPVDNATLAARLSAHRFDAALVALDWDPSPFSARQLWGTPSNPAAETSNFSGYSDSVFDSLIDAADTARDSTTARIAERRAWRTLVHDAPAIWLYDFERVAAIRRCIQPRGVRADAWWAGLSRWTVRDGCQP
- a CDS encoding ABC transporter ATP-binding protein, whose amino-acid sequence is MMRPMLQPAGAGPANFWRDIVSLLWRERSLVARGIGLVSLNRAAALAMPVAAKVAIDDVIGAHRSGVIVPLGGLVLAAVVVEASTASRTTTLAGEGAQRIVTRVRDELHAHVIRLPVRYFDAAPAGELSSRILDDTDRLRGLIGPIVVSLSGAVIMAVVAFVIIAWVAWPIALGLGILFSVAVMRVARAYAGVSAAHAAVCERQAAVGARLTESVVGIRAIKSRGSEQWQCDAFARRSRALSEAVVDAVRRSARLTAGVTAGSGAVALLLLVGGATAIASGAMTLGDLAMIAYLTGLLTTPLVQAAAMSSEIGQASAALARIRELRAMPNEYAEDRGTSPVHQVLGAVELEHVSYGYHAGAYALRDVSFFAAPGTTVALVGASGAGKSTVCRLLLAFDRPTEGRVLIDGRDLACLERRGYRAFVGAVLQDDVLFSGTIADVIRCGRHGVAMADVRIAARLAGCDAFIAAMPNGYATMVGERGVGLSGGQRQRLTIARALIGAPSIIVLDEAMSSLDAESEAAVQEGLDVLRRGRTTFVVAHRLSTVESADQIIVLDHGRVVEHGCHDELIARRGVYRRLYERQWRGERSARPSRGPLCAQHAPRMLEEGL
- a CDS encoding PqqD family protein encodes the protein MKSSRIRWLSAIQGRAQLAHAPTRKAEMWYRRKQRNSATQVHTSRFARCPQVRATTRGDETVLLDVAHGRYYTLNEVGSRIWALVCEGVPFVEIVNRVCAEYDVSRERGERDAELLIRQMLGESLLRCDR